The nucleotide sequence CCGGCAGCCTGCTGCAAAATTCTGCAGTGCGGCGGGCTGATTCAGTTATGACAAGATGATAACAAGAGAACCGGAGGTACTGCCAACGAAGATGCCAGGTTCATGCTGAGCGTGATCATTCCGACCGAGGGGGTCGAGCAGACCGCCGTGGCCACGCTGTCGGCGCTGGTGCCGGGCGCCGCGGCCGGCGTCGTCACGGAGGTGTTGCTGATCGACCGCTCGTCCGATTCCAGCGTGATCGAGCGGGTCGCCGATGTCGCCGGCTGCCACTTCATGAAGTTCGAGGGCTCGCATGCCGCAGCGCTGGCGGCCGGCGCCGCACAGGCCCGCGCGCCCTGGCTGATGTTCCTGCCCGCAGGCGCCGTGCTCGATCCCGGCTGGATCGACGAGACCATGCAGTTCGTCCAGAGCGTCGGCGCCGCGGGACGTCCGCTCGCCGGCGTTTTCCGCTACGCCCGCTCGCCCTATGCAGCCGTCAGCCTGCGCGACCGCCTGCGCTCCGTCGCCCGCGCCCTGATCGGGCCGCTCGGAGACCAGGGCCTGCTGATCGCCCGGGAGCACTACCGCCAGGTCGGCGGCTACCGGCCGGACGTCAAACGCGCGGAGACGCGGCTGCTGCGCCAGCTCGGCCGCTCCTCCCGCACCATGCTGCGCAGCCGGATCGTGATGGTCTGAGCGACGCCGATACTTGCCAAAGTCAATCATTTGGTTGACAATGGCAAATATCGGAGGTGCTCATGAATCCTTCTCGATCAGACAGCCAACTCGTTGACGCAGAGG is from Bradyrhizobium sp. ORS 285 and encodes:
- a CDS encoding glycosyltransferase, translated to MLSVIIPTEGVEQTAVATLSALVPGAAAGVVTEVLLIDRSSDSSVIERVADVAGCHFMKFEGSHAAALAAGAAQARAPWLMFLPAGAVLDPGWIDETMQFVQSVGAAGRPLAGVFRYARSPYAAVSLRDRLRSVARALIGPLGDQGLLIAREHYRQVGGYRPDVKRAETRLLRQLGRSSRTMLRSRIVMV